The Bdellovibrio sp. ZAP7 DNA segment CCTTTAGCCGTGCTTTTACCAACTGCGCGAGTAACATAGAGAGTTTTAACAGCGAACCATTTTTTGCTTTTCATTCTTTTTCCCATTTTAATTTGCGGAGGAGAAAATTCGAATTCTCCTTTCGCTTCAGTTTTCAATTTTAATTTTAATTTTAATTTATTTATTTATTTATTTATTTATTTATTTATTTATTTATTTGATATTCTGCTTCTCAGACTTTAACCAGCGTTAAGTTGTAAATTCTAAAGAGACTTTACAAACTTCAACATCTCAGCCGCGTGACCTTCCGCTTTGATTTTACGGAACTCGCCCACAAGTTTGCCATCTTCATCGATCACGAAAGTGCTGCGCTCAATACCCATCACTTTTTTGCCGTACATGTTTTTTTCTTTAATCACATCAAACATTCCGCAAAGCTCTTCGGCTTCGTCAGACAAAAGTTGAAACTTAAAGTCATACTTACAGATGAATTTATCGTGGGATTTCAAGCTGTCACGAGATACACCGATGATCTCGGTATTCTCTTTTTTAAACTTCGGCAACAGCTCATTGAACTCAATCGATTCCGTCGTGCAACCCGGTGTGCTGTCCTTCGGGTAAAAATACAGAACAATCTTTTTGCCCTTCAATGAAGACAAGGCAAACGTCTCCCCACTGGAAGAAGGAATTTTAAATGCGGGAACTTTTTTACCCAATTCAATTTTAGCGGCCACTTGGTGCTCCTTGATCATGCAGGATTTCCTGCTGTACCGGCGCTTGCTGTTGTCCTGGCTGCGCACCAGGTTGCCCCTGCTGAGCAGGATCGCCGTCAACTTCAAGCGGTTGCGGATTTTCGATAATATTACCGTTCTCGTCCGTTGGCCAGCCATGATTAGTCGCTTCAGGATTTGCACTCTCAACCGGAGCATCCGAAGAAGGCGCACCTTCGCCCCCGATCACGCCTCCTGGCAATAAAACCGTCGGCTGATCCATGGGAACCACCACAGGGCCGGAAGGACTCGCTGCGGGAGCCTGCCCCTCGCCTGACTGTGGCTGGCCCTCAGCGACTGCGGAGGCCTGCGGAGTGACTGAAGGCATTGGTGTAACCTTAGGAGTTGGCGACGGTGTCGGAGCATACAGCTCGGTTTCCGTGACCGTGATCTTACCCGTCATTGGCACGTCGGCTTCAATTTTACGAATGTCCGTCAAGTTTTCATAAACTTTCCCGCGAAGGCGAATCATGTCCTTGCCTTCTTTTTGATAGTCGTAAACATCCAGACGAATCATCTGCGTTTTATTTTTTTCTTGAGCCCAGTCTTTGCAATTTAAACCCAGCAACTGTTCCGAAGAGTTCGTGCGAATTTTACAGACAATGGCTTTATTCAAAATCGCTGCACTCATCCCCAAGACCTCTTGCAGGCCTTCGGGATAAAAAGTGACTTCAAACTCACCTTCTTTTTGCGCATTCAAAAATGCCATGTGTTTCGCAGGAGCTTTCGAAGAACACTTTTCAAACATATCGATTCTTTGCGGATATCCCGTTTGCGACAGGACGTCGCGCTTGACTTCGTAACGGTCACAACTGAACAAGGATTTATTTCCCAGCTTGGCATTTGATTGCGACAAAATCGCACGCTGAACTTTTCCGAAGGCTGATTTTAAAAGTGGAGGACGCTCACCCGTTAATACCCACCATGCCTCGCGATGAACACTGTCGGCTTGTTCCATCAAATGCGCGAAAGAGTTCATTGCTTTGTCCTGAGGACTCACAACTAACTTTTTTGGCATGTTCACCACAGTCGGTGCGCTGGCCGCCGCATCCCCAGATGAATCCTTCTTACGAACACAAGAGGTAAACAAACTTATTGGAACCACAAGGATGAGAAGGATTTTACAAATGTTCATCCCTTAAGTCTTGCAAAGGGACCGTCTGAACACAAGAATTTCCTTTACCCGTCTCGAACCTTTACTCTAGAATAAGGGCTCAGCACAATTGAGAACGTCATCAGGAGGCATCATGGAAAAGATTTGGCTCAAGAACTACCCTGCAGGAATTGGCCCTGAAATTGAC contains these protein-coding regions:
- a CDS encoding peroxiredoxin, with amino-acid sequence MIKEHQVAAKIELGKKVPAFKIPSSSGETFALSSLKGKKIVLYFYPKDSTPGCTTESIEFNELLPKFKKENTEIIGVSRDSLKSHDKFICKYDFKFQLLSDEAEELCGMFDVIKEKNMYGKKVMGIERSTFVIDEDGKLVGEFRKIKAEGHAAEMLKFVKSL